A region of Sulfurovum sp. DNA encodes the following proteins:
- a CDS encoding sulfite exporter TauE/SafE family protein, producing the protein MQSMVKKLLFWGLLLNTFVFGDFASILAKKSVFLQPEEAFHIVAVQKEDTIETKVTLADTIHIYKEDVKFRIVAPQKLTLHPKLPPAHEIDGDKVYEKEMVVKIPVKEITSKVKGDYTLEIEVVGCSDKGICYQPFQKQFTFKGRVPSVFDKISSLTQEGNTANIANVLGSESSLFIIILFFIFGLLLALTPCIFPMIPILSSIIVSQAGDQKPSVAKAFFTSLVYVIAMALTYTVVGVVAGLAGADIQTAMQNPWALTAFAAMFVALAFSLFGPPALSLNAIWRPFASKRVPYVSVKPVVSTANIPLLGMWILNQSSSPAVSILPDVVLFGLMGVAVLLVLA; encoded by the coding sequence ATGCAGTCTATGGTCAAAAAGTTACTCTTTTGGGGGCTCCTCCTCAATACATTTGTCTTTGGTGATTTTGCCAGTATACTTGCCAAAAAATCAGTATTCCTCCAGCCTGAAGAGGCATTTCATATTGTAGCAGTACAAAAAGAGGATACCATTGAAACCAAGGTAACACTTGCAGATACCATACATATTTACAAGGAGGATGTAAAGTTTCGCATTGTGGCACCTCAGAAATTGACGTTACACCCTAAGTTGCCACCAGCACACGAGATAGATGGTGACAAGGTTTACGAAAAAGAGATGGTTGTGAAGATTCCTGTCAAAGAGATTACCTCAAAAGTCAAAGGAGACTATACACTTGAGATTGAAGTGGTTGGTTGTTCAGATAAGGGTATCTGCTATCAGCCTTTCCAAAAACAGTTTACCTTTAAGGGCAGAGTACCAAGTGTGTTTGATAAAATCTCCTCTTTGACACAAGAGGGCAATACAGCAAATATTGCCAATGTATTAGGTAGCGAGAGCTCCCTTTTTATCATTATACTCTTTTTCATTTTTGGGTTGCTGTTGGCACTGACACCGTGTATTTTCCCCATGATCCCCATTCTCTCTTCCATTATTGTTTCACAAGCGGGTGACCAAAAGCCGAGTGTTGCTAAAGCTTTTTTCACATCACTTGTCTATGTGATTGCTATGGCGCTGACCTATACCGTGGTTGGTGTGGTTGCAGGGCTTGCAGGAGCAGACATCCAAACAGCCATGCAGAACCCATGGGCACTGACTGCATTTGCAGCAATGTTTGTTGCACTTGCCTTCTCGCTTTTTGGNCCACCAGCATTATCATTGAATGCAATCTGGCGACCATTTGCATCTAAAAGAGTTCCGTATGTATCTGTTAAGCCTGTTGTCTCTACAGCCAATATTCCTCTGCTGGGAATGTGGATTTTAAACCAATCTTCATCTCCAGCTGTTTCAATACTTCCTGATGTTGTGCTGTTTGGATTGATGGGTGTTGCTGTACTTCTAGTGTTGGCATGA
- a CDS encoding transcriptional regulator: MKFTALVAVLEDKHEEDAIEVAKKAGAGSVTILHGKNIGLREKKVFFGLTLEENVSALLFVLP, translated from the coding sequence ATGAAATTTACTGCACTTGTCGCTGTCTTGGAAGACAAACATGAAGAGGACGCTATAGAGGTAGCAAAAAAGGCAGGAGCTGGTTCAGTCACCATACTGCATGGTAAAAATATTGGACTAAGAGAGAAGAAGGTCTTCTTCGGGCTAACCCTTGAAGAGAATGTCTCAGCACTACTCTTTGTACTGCC
- a CDS encoding DEAD/DEAH box helicase produces the protein MIFSDFNFKPTIFDAVAQAGFKEPSPVQKEAIPLILKGADIIAQAQTGTGKTAAFGLPIMNMMKADGTVEGLVIVPTRELAMQVSDELYRFGKLSGLKTATVYGGTPYGKQIERIKQASIVVATPGRLQDLLMSGKIKLSPTFVVLDEADEMLDMGFLDEIKNIFTFLPQKRQTLMFSATMPKAIRKLAEEILDSPKTVSITKSESTNSKIAQYYYVVQEHERDDALVRLIDYKNPDKCIIFCRMKKEVDRLVSHLTAQGLKVSGLHGDMEQKQREVTIRSFKQGGIDVFVATDVAARGLDVNDVTHVFNYHIPFDSESYVHRIGRTGRGGKSGEAITLVSPNELRTIKRIEKDVGTKLITQVIPTRIEVQNNRQDDLITKIANTQITDKAVELVKTLQHDLDIVTIAHLLSSMIQSENAVKGKDIIGLGLEEIELLIERAIQNRGNDRERGRGRSRYRGDNSRRRGSSNKNHHNRNGRSSRNGGRNRG, from the coding sequence ATGATATTTTCAGATTTTAACTTTAAGCCCACTATTTTTGATGCGGTAGCTCAAGCTGGATTTAAAGAGCCAAGCCCTGTACAGAAAGAGGCAATTCCTCTCATCCTCAAAGGTGCTGATATTATTGCACAGGCTCAAACAGGAACGGGAAAGACAGCAGCTTTTGGGTTGCCTATTATGAATATGATGAAAGCAGATGGTACCGTGGAAGGACTGGTTATTGTTCCTACCCGTGAATTGGCTATGCAGGTTAGTGACGAACTCTACCGTTTTGGAAAACTTTCTGGGCTTAAGACAGCAACGGTCTATGGTGGCACACCTTATGGTAAGCAGATTGAGCGTATCAAGCAGGCCTCTATTGTGGTTGCGACACCAGGCAGACTTCAAGACCTTCTAATGAGTGGAAAAATCAAGCTCAGTCCAACCTTTGTTGTGCTTGATGAGGCTGATGAGATGCTCGATATGGGATTTCTTGATGAGATCAAGAATATTTTTACTTTTCTGCCTCAAAAACGCCAAACATTGATGTTCTCTGCAACCATGCCAAAAGCAATCAGGAAACTAGCAGAAGAGATTCTTGATAGTCCAAAGACAGTTTCTATTACCAAGAGTGAAAGCACTAACTCTAAGATTGCACAGTATTACTATGTGGTACAAGAGCATGAAAGAGATGATGCACTTGTTAGACTTATTGATTATAAGAATCCTGACAAGTGTATTATCTTCTGCCGTATGAAAAAAGAGGTTGACAGACTTGTTTCACACTTGACCGCACAAGGACTAAAAGTCAGTGGCTTGCACGGTGATATGGAGCAAAAACAGCGCGAGGTAACCATCCGTTCTTTTAAGCAGGGCGGTATTGATGTCTTTGTAGCAACAGATGTGGCAGCCAGAGGACTTGATGTTAATGATGTCACCCATGTATTTAATTACCATATTCCTTTTGATTCTGAGAGTTATGTGCACCGCATTGGTCGTACTGGACGTGGTGGGAAAAGTGGTGAGGCAATTACACTTGTTAGTCCCAATGAATTGCGTACCATTAAACGTATTGAAAAAGATGTAGGCACCAAACTCATTACACAAGTTATTCCTACTCGAATAGAAGTACAAAATAATCGACAAGATGATCTCATTACTAAAATAGCCAATACACAGATTACTGATAAGGCAGTTGAGTTAGTCAAAACCTTACAACATGATCTTGACATTGTTACCATTGCACATCTACTCTCTTCGATGATACAGAGCGAAAATGCTGTCAAGGGTAAAGATATTATTGGTTTAGGACTTGAAGAGATTGAACTGCTTATTGAGCGTGCCATACAAAATCGTGGTAATGATAGGGAGAGAGGACGTGGTCGTAGCAGATATCGTGGAGATAACTCTAGACGAAGAGGCAGCAGTAATAAAAACCATCATAATAGAAATGGCCGTTCAAGCCGTAATGGTGGAAGAAATAGAGGGTAA
- a CDS encoding thioredoxin domain-containing protein, giving the protein MANYLKDEHSPYLQQHANNPVHWYPWGEEAFRKATNEHKPIFLSIGYSSCHWCHVMEHESFEDPQTAEILNKHFVSIKVDREERPDIDKHFQEVYQLMNGRPGGWPTSIFLTEDLKPFYSATYIPPEPRYGMMSFSTLLEVIADKYKNEKGILVEEAEKILKHLNPDKDKIQATKLDVSIISRTIEHADTLYDHHFGGFSKAPKFPQASLLDLLLDIHALNGNKETRGMVEKQLVNMAKGGLRDLVEGGFCRYATDNEWLIPHFEKMTYDNAQLSQVYLKAYHVTQDAFYKDVAFETLDFMLEKMQEKHLFYSASDADTEGEEGKYFVYTYEKARKSFLKAGIPKKELDRLCKALHITPEGNFEGKNIVRIDNPQKMNKIPYYQEAITALKKRREEKRIYPFIDKKIITSWNAMMVTSLFKAARVDEKYLKPAKKSLEKLLESMYIHSQLFHSTLIGKEPKIHAFLEDYAYLCEALIEAYETTLDETHLIIAQKLANTTIEKFYKNGMWKFSRGEFETDAEIYDSSYPSSLATMVGVLHSVSSLIDTVYKKFVFKSLEIHSYDVMRQPVSTPKLSKMVIRYLLDDIIIKATEEKLQKHMGQQDRLPYPFTLFRTDTNDGYMICNSSACFGHEKDIDGVQEVLEKRKISSNNMKSIQE; this is encoded by the coding sequence ATGGCAAACTATCTTAAGGACGAACACTCTCCCTATTTGCAACAACATGCTAACAATCCTGTTCACTGGTACCCTTGGGGGGAAGAGGCTTTTAGGAAAGCAACCAATGAGCACAAGCCAATTTTTCTAAGCATTGGCTACAGCTCTTGTCACTGGTGCCATGTTATGGAGCATGAATCATTTGAAGACCCTCAAACTGCTGAAATACTTAACAAACACTTTGTAAGCATTAAGGTTGACCGTGAAGAGAGACCAGACATTGACAAGCACTTTCAAGAGGTCTATCAACTGATGAATGGTAGACCTGGTGGCTGGCCCACCTCCATTTTTCTGACTGAAGATCTCAAACCCTTCTACTCAGCTACCTACATTCCACCAGAACCACGCTATGGTATGATGAGCTTCTCTACGTTGCTTGAAGTCATTGCAGATAAATACAAAAATGAGAAGGGTATACTCGTCGAAGAGGCAGAAAAGATACTCAAACACCTCAATCCTGATAAAGACAAGATTCAAGCAACCAAACTTGATGTTAGTATTATCAGCCGTACTATTGAGCATGCAGACACACTGTATGATCACCACTTTGGTGGTTTTAGCAAAGCACCCAAATTTCCACAAGCCTCTTTGCTTGATCTGTTGCTTGATATCCATGCCCTGAATGGCAATAAAGAGACACGTGGCATGGTAGAAAAACAGCTAGTCAATATGGCAAAAGGCGGTCTAAGAGATCTTGTTGAGGGTGGTTTCTGTCGCTATGCTACTGATAATGAGTGGCTTATACCGCATTTTGAGAAGATGACCTACGACAACGCACAACTTTCACAGGTATACCTCAAAGCCTACCATGTCACACAGGATGCCTTCTACAAAGATGTCGCGTTCGAGACCCTCGACTTCATGCTTGAAAAGATGCAGGAGAAACACCTCTTCTATTCAGCCAGTGATGCGGATACCGAAGGGGAGGAGGGTAAATATTTTGTCTATACCTACGAGAAGGCACGCAAATCCTTCCTCAAAGCCGGTATTCCCAAAAAAGAACTTGACCGGCTCTGCAAGGCGTTACATATTACCCCTGAAGGAAATTTTGAGGGCAAAAATATTGTACGTATTGATAACCCACAAAAAATGAATAAAATTCCTTACTACCAAGAAGCTATAACTGCATTAAAAAAACGCAGAGAAGAGAAACGAATCTATCCATTCATTGACAAAAAAATTATCACCTCATGGAACGCCATGATGGTCACATCGCTCTTCAAAGCCGCCCGGGTCGATGAAAAGTACCTCAAGCCGGCGAAGAAGTCACTGGAGAAACTGCTTGAGAGCATGTACATCCACTCGCAGCTCTTCCACTCGACCCTCATCGGCAAAGAACCGAAGATCCACGCCTTTTTGGAGGACTACGCCTACCTCTGCGAAGCGCTCATCGAAGCCTATGAGACGACGCTTGACGAGACCCACCTCATCATCGCACAGAAACTTGCCAATACCACCATAGAGAAGTTCTACAAGAACGGCATGTGGAAGTTCTCACGTGGGGAGTTTGAGACCGATGCAGAGATCTACGACAGCTCCTATCCCTCCTCTCTTGCGACGATGGTTGGCGTACTTCACTCCGTCTCTTCACTCATCGACACGGTCTACAAGAAGTTTGTCTTCAAAAGCCTCGAGATACACTCCTACGACGTGATGCGCCAGCCCGTCTCAACTCCCAAACTGAGCAAGATGGTCATCCGTTATCTGCTTGATGATATCATCATCAAAGCGACAGAGGAGAAACTGCAAAAGCATATGGGGCAGCAGGACAGGCTCCCCTACCCCTTCACCCTCTTCAGGACCGACACCAATGATGGTTACATGATCTGCAACTCCTCGGCATGTTTCGGACATGAGAAGGATATAGATGGGGTTCAAGAGGTGCTAGAAAAGAGAAAAATATCTTCTAACAATATGAAGTCAATACAGGAATAA
- a CDS encoding DUF1538 domain-containing protein, translated as MISSLKIFTGDLKSAFSDLIPIIIVVTLFQGAIIRTVPENLPSIIIGLTIVAVGLALFIRGLELGIFPIGEGLAVDFARKGSIFWLLLFAFTVGFSTTIAEPALIAIAKKAALISHGLIDAFWLRITVALSVGFAIALGVLRILLGHPISYYIIGGYVIVVAVTFFAPVEIIGLAYDSGGVTTSTVTVPLVAALGIGLSSSIKGRNPVIDGFGLIAFASLTPMIFVQFYGILAYSTGESTQAVQAVTQTVQQATQQINHFLWSNLFFDLVGTVKDVAPIIAVIFFFQYIIIKKPVAHLHRISVGIVMVILGLYAFIVGLEMGLFPIGETIAFQLTEMKNDLLIYLFAFLIGFSTTMAEPALLAIAIKAEEISEGNIKQHILRIVVALGVALGITLGAYRIVSGDPIHYYIIVGYIFVILFTWLAPKYIIPIAYDSGGVTTSTVTVPLVAALGLGLAENIEGRNPLIDGFGLIAFASLFPMLTVMGYGIRAEYYRKKTHQHKEEHI; from the coding sequence ATGATATCTAGTCTAAAAATATTTACTGGCGACCTAAAGAGTGCTTTTAGTGATCTTATACCAATTATTATTGTCGTTACCCTCTTTCAAGGCGCTATTATCCGAACCGTGCCGGAGAACCTACCCTCCATCATCATCGGACTGACCATCGTGGCAGTAGGGCTGGCACTCTTCATACGAGGATTAGAATTGGGTATTTTCCCCATTGGTGAAGGGTTAGCAGTGGATTTTGCCCGCAAGGGATCTATTTTTTGGTTATTGCTTTTTGCTTTTACTGTAGGTTTCTCTACTACCATTGCAGAACCTGCACTCATTGCCATTGCTAAGAAGGCAGCACTTATTTCTCATGGTCTTATTGATGCATTTTGGCTACGTATCACTGTAGCACTTTCAGTGGGCTTTGCTATTGCACTAGGAGTGCTTCGTATTTTACTAGGTCACCCTATCAGCTACTATATTATTGGTGGATATGTTATTGTTGTAGCTGTTACCTTCTTTGCCCCAGTAGAGATTATTGGATTAGCATATGACAGCGGTGGTGTAACCACCTCGACAGTAACTGTGCCACTGGTGGCAGCACTAGGAATTGGACTCTCCTCATCCATTAAGGGGCGCAACCCTGTCATTGATGGGTTTGGACTCATCGCTTTTGCATCACTTACACCCATGATATTTGTACAGTTCTACGGTATTCTTGCCTACTCAACAGGAGAGAGTACACAGGCTGTACAGGCAGTCACCCAAACTGTACAACAGGCTACCCAACAAATCAATCACTTCCTCTGGAGTAATCTCTTCTTTGACCTTGTCGGCACTGTCAAGGACGTTGCCCCCATCATCGCGGTAATCTTCTTCTTTCAGTACATCATCATCAAAAAACCTGTCGCACACCTGCACCGTATCTCTGTGGGAATTGTCATGGTCATTTTAGGGCTCTACGCCTTCATTGTAGGGCTAGAGATGGGGCTTTTTCCTATTGGGGAGACTATCGCCTTTCAGCTGACAGAGATGAAAAATGATCTACTTATCTATCTCTTTGCCTTTCTTATTGGTTTTTCAACCACTATGGCAGAACCTGCCCTACTTGCCATCGCCATTAAGGCAGAAGAGATTAGTGAAGGAAATATTAAACAACATATCTTACGTATAGTTGTTGCACTCGGTGTAGCACTTGGAATCACACTTGGTGCCTACCGTATCGTTTCTGGTGACCCTATCCACTACTATATCATTGTCGGCTATATCTTTGTCATTCTATTTACCTGGCTAGCGCCTAAATATATTATCCCTATTGCCTATGACAGTGGTGGTGTAACCACCTCAACAGTAACTGTACCACTGGTAGCAGCATTAGGGCTAGGCCTAGCAGAAAACATTGAAGGGCGAAACCCACTCATTGATGGATTTGGACTTATTGCTTTTGCATCACTCTTTCCCATGCTAACGGTGATGGGTTACGGCATACGTGCAGAGTACTATCGTAAAAAGACACACCAACATAAGGAGGAGCATATATGA
- a CDS encoding 5'-nucleotidase, whose protein sequence is MAYELKHKLVIAISSRALFDLENENQLFEKKGLKAYYRYQINHENKLLKRGAAFDFVKNILRINSHFDDKLIEVIVLSRNNAATGLRIQNSIEKYKLDIERTGWTSGTPIGNYLKAFNVDLFLSAHEKDVQEAINAGIAAARIIPKKYKKKKRKDVRIAFDGDAVLFSDESEKIYQKNGLEAFVEHERKNANKPLPKGPFAKLLKVISHIQKRFPMEQSPIKTSLITARNFSTFKRVIRTFDAWSVHIDEAFFLGGIEKHRVIKSFKADIFFDDQDVHLEKTSYKTPSAKVPYKQ, encoded by the coding sequence ATGGCATATGAGTTGAAACATAAACTGGTGATTGCAATCTCATCAAGAGCACTCTTTGATTTAGAAAATGAAAACCAGCTGTTTGAAAAGAAGGGACTAAAAGCGTATTATCGTTATCAGATTAATCATGAAAACAAACTACTCAAACGGGGTGCAGCATTTGATTTTGTTAAAAATATTCTGCGTATTAATAGCCATTTTGATGACAAACTTATTGAGGTAATTGTACTTTCACGCAACAATGCAGCTACTGGACTTCGTATACAAAACTCTATAGAGAAGTACAAACTCGATATTGAACGGACAGGCTGGACATCGGGTACACCTATTGGTAATTATCTCAAAGCTTTTAACGTTGACCTTTTTCTCTCTGCTCATGAGAAAGATGTACAAGAAGCTATCAATGCCGGTATTGCCGCAGCACGTATTATTCCTAAAAAATACAAGAAGAAAAAAAGAAAGGATGTACGTATTGCTTTTGATGGTGATGCGGTACTCTTCTCGGATGAATCAGAAAAAATCTATCAAAAGAATGGATTAGAAGCCTTTGTGGAGCATGAGCGAAAAAATGCCAACAAACCACTACCTAAGGGACCATTTGCCAAACTACTTAAGGTGATCTCGCATATTCAGAAAAGGTTTCCTATGGAGCAATCACCCATCAAGACCTCACTTATCACTGCACGAAATTTTTCTACTTTCAAACGTGTTATTCGTACTTTTGATGCATGGAGTGTCCATATCGATGAAGCCTTTTTTCTTGGAGGTATCGAGAAGCACAGAGTGATCAAATCTTTCAAAGCAGATATTTTCTTCGACGATCAAGACGTACACTTAGAAAAGACAAGCTACAAAACTCCTTCAGCAAAAGTTCCTTATAAACAATAA